The Clavelina lepadiformis chromosome 3, kaClaLepa1.1, whole genome shotgun sequence region ataaacaatcattATTCTGATGGTAGGTATCTTAGCAAAACGTTAACTATTTCAGAAAATGCTCATATGTGTCCTACACACAATATGATAACTGATAAGTCTTTAGAGTTACAGCAGGTCCCATGTTGATCTATTTACGTTGTACAGTTTTTGCATTCTGTAAGTTTTCAGTCGCCGTTACAACACACTCCGCAAGTTGGCCTGCTGCAGTGACTTCAAACTGTAACTATATAGTTTTACGACTTTCTTCCGCACATTTCCTTCGCTTTCCAGATGGTCTTCTCTGCGCTGGGTTCACTTCTCTTTGGACCAAATGGGTTCACTTCTCTTCACCGCGTAAGCATCCCTCAACCCCTCCATAAGCTGGATATTGAAGCTTCGTCGGCCGATTTTGCTACCGAAACATTTTCTGTGCAGAATCTAGGAATTTAGCTCTACTATGTCCAGAAGTTTTGTCCAAACGGCCAAAAGTCATCGTTTACTTGCTGCATGAGTTGTGTATTTTCTCGACATTTGGTCGAAAACGTCCACGCCtaccttgttttgttttggcctACTGTACAGTTTATAGCCTGGCTCTGCTAATAGCGTATGGCATACAATCCATACGTTGTACAAAAACTGTCGTGTGCATTTTACAGTTCGCCTTCGCTGCAAAGCAAAGCGAGTTTTTATTGTACAAATGTACATGGACAAAGTACGTTTAGGATGTCATAAACTCTCCGTAAAATCTGTATCTAAAGGAGATAAACAATCACGTGAAAAGATAAACACTGGGCTAATCTGAAGTATATGatagttgcaagtgcaatcgTGCGAAATAAAAAGATGTTGTAGTCTACTGAACCTCTAAAATCATCTTggtgtcgatttcgacacctcggccgtTGAAGGTATAACaggttataaaaaataaatcgaaaacaaaatttcggTAAATGTTACTTATCCAAACTCTTTCAAGAAAGTTAGGAagctactgaaaattttatttcgttGCAACTggttttactaaaaaaaaatatacatcaaaattcaaaaagtgtcgatttcgacacctcggccgttctagtgttaagcaACGATTAAGAAACACTGCAATTCTTGCAGCCTCTGTTGTCTGTGCTAGTGCTTTGATTTGATAATATATCTGTGCGTCACTGAAATTAAGAAAATCAATCATGTTTACCCTGGGACAAGAACATATAATGGAAGAGGCTTCCAAGCCTCAACCAATCATGTTCACCGCAGGAGCTGTACCTATCAAGAACAGAAAAggtaagttaaatttttggCTTTGCTTATACTCAGTGGCTTTCCATGCTGGCAAGCAAGCTGCTTCCAGGTCATATGTGAAGTAAAGTTTAGTGTCAAATAAATCTATGAAGGTAATATCGCGTATTGTTGTTGTCCAAGAACCATAATTACTTTTCTCTGCCGAAGCATCATTTTCGAGGTTTTTATGCGTAAACCAGCTAATGGAATAGGAATAGCTGCAGCACTTGCATTAAACTGTGGTTTTTCTTAATTGATTTATAATACTGACGTGGTTATGGGAATATAAGTATTTCATTGTTTTAGCAATCATAATTATATTTGGgcaagttaagttttttttggaACCAGGTGGTATGtagcaaagttaaaaatatgcGAGATGGTACTTGATCagaaaaaggttgagaaccagtAGTAATTGGTTTATGCGAACATAAAGGCTTCGTTTTTGTCTGTAGTGTTTTTTATGGTATTCttttataatattattttGGTATTGTGTGTAGGTGAAATTTCTATGGAAAAGGTCCATGTGCGGCGTTATGTTGCTGGAAAACGACCAGAATGGGCAAATGAAGAAGAGGAAGATTCAGAAGATGAGGAGCGAGGAGTAAGTACCTTGACATGTGGatgcaaattttatatttatcttccaaaaataacaatttaaattgGACTACATTTACAATCATACCTGTGTACATGTATCATGTGTTAAAACGAAACTGAAGGTGTACAGAGTGGATTTCAAAGTCACTGCCTATTTGTCAGTGTTCTCAATATAGTGCCAGTGtagtttttacaaactttGGTTATAACCAAATAACCGAATATATTCAGTTTGGGAGGACTGATGCTCAGTCGGATAAAGAAGAGGAAATCTCAGACAATTTTCATCAGCAACAGTTCAGAGCTAAAAATGATATTGGAATCGACATGAATAAAGTAGATGACCAGCGTCTGCGCAGGCTTATGCAGCATGAACAAGTTGACGTGGAAGAAAGGTTAATAACTGGCTTTGgcattaaataattttttattagttACCACTATTTCACTGGATAAAACATCGTACATTCAAACTATTTTTCAGATTTTCTTGTTGACtaaagttaaatgttataacataataaCCTAAACCTAAATAAATGAAATCCACTTTCTGTATACCCATTttcctaaccgcctatctttaacaacaggctgtgTGACCTGTTTTACtttctttgttatttgatttttgtctCGCACAAGATAaagtttatgttgtttttcatatatttttatttttgcagacTTCGGCGTCGAAGAGTTTATGAACCAGAAGTTATCGCAGAAGCATCTGACTCTGAAGAATCGGTGAAGGAAGTTGAACGTCCATCTAGATCTGCTATCACCATCACCATGAACGAGGAGGAAAGCAGTGATGAAGGAGAGCTGGATGAAGATGTGAGCTTCCTCTTCTCATTACAATATTAGAATATGATATTTGTGAAACATCTTCGTTTAACCGCATCCAATTTTCAGGAAATAGAAAATCGTCGCGCTTGTTTAAGGGAGAGGGCCAGAGCGAAACGAGATGAAGATGAGGAACTTCTGGCTCTTCCAAACGAAAACAAAGCAGCAgtagatgatgatgatgacaaGATGGAGGATGAAGAATACACAAGTGAGGAGGAGTCAGAGTACTCAGATTCAGAAGATGACGATGGACCACGATTGAAACCTGTGTTTGTCAGAAAGTAAACTCTGATGCTGATAGGTCATAACTTGGTTTGAAATAGTATCGGGAAATTCTACACAGacatttgaaattgttttagatttttgtGTGAATTCAATTAGGCGTGTGTCGTAATGTCATTACGGATTTTTTTCAAGGTGTATCAAAGTTCTTTTGCTTTGTAGAAAAGATCGTTTGACAATACAAGAACGTGAAAAGGAAGAAGAAAAGCAACGACTGTTGGAGGAAGAAGCAAAACGAGCTGCTCTTGAGCGTAAGAAGTATACAATCAAGGTTTGTTAACTTTTACTCATGCATagattttttaaggtttgacttCCCGCTAAGTAATTTTAAGAGACTGATTAGTAAAAGTATGGTCAataattttctgctgtagtTGAAAAAGTATTAATTATGAGAGGTCGTTGGAGAACTTTAAGAGACTGTTTCGGCCCTCAATACACCTTTAAGATCCCTGTTCATGCACAATTTAACAGTCCTATGCTATGAAGAACATGATGTTAAACTTTGATGCTATTCACTCAGTGTGTCCGCTGTTTTGTCCACATGCACATAGCGACTACTCACTACATAGCTCATCAACTCGTGACATGTTTTACATACGGCAGGTTATAGAAAAAGAGGCGCGAGCTGAGCTGGAAGCAGAATCAGCTGCCACTGGAAGTCTTACAGCGGCTCTCGAATCTGTCGATTCTGATGATGGAAATGACGAAGCGGAATATGAACTATGGAAAGTTCGTGAATTGAAACGAGTCAAGCGAGATCGCGAGGAAAGAGAAGCGTAAGTCATCAGTGCATTGTGTGTTAATGCATTGAAACTAAATTTTGCTATTACTAAGCAAATTGAAATAAGTCAgcattgattttattttggcTTGTTTTCAGTGTACTTTGGTGTTAGTgttaaaaaagtgacaataGCAATATAGAGATCAATTCGTATTTCTTCTTCACAGCATCCAGAAAGAGAAGGAAGAGGTGGAGCGACTAAGGAACATGACGGAGGAAGAGAGAAGAGCTGAAGCTCGCACCAACCCAAAGAAGATCACAAACCAGTCTCAGAAAGGAAAATACAGATTCTTGCAGAAGTACTACCATCGTGGTGCTTTCTTCATGGTTCGTGCattcagtttttcttttgaaaccacatttaatgttttttttcttcttaaaTCTTGGTTGGTCAATCAGATTGTTGTTTTATGGATTCAAAGagatatatttttgtgatattaaTTCAGTATGACTCACCATAAAGGTTACTGTGGTCCCAGCCAGCTCGATTAAACCTATTGTTGTGTTGTGCTTTTAACTAATATGATTTATTTGTTGCTAGTGTGCATGTTAGTagtcttgttttattttaactcaATATTGCATTAATCAATCTTTCTTCTCCGCTGGTGGTTGTATTGCTGCCGCACCAAGATAAGAGATCTTTTTTGCACTTGCAGGACAAAGACGAGGACAAGTACATGCAAGACTTCACTTCCCCTACTTTGGAGGACCATTTTGACAAAACTGTTCTGCCGAAAGTTATGCAGGTAACAAAcctgtcacatttttatgctCTATTTTGAGATATGaaagtgcaaaattttaaaattggcaCACAAAGCACTACTTTAGAATGATGTCCTGACATCTACTGTCCGACTTGTTTGTATCAATTTCACGTTTGAAAGTGTAAAGTTTGATCAAATATGGTCAAGTACGATTTTGTCTTAAAAGTCTTTTTTGGTACAAGGTTAAAAACTTTGGACGATCAGGACGTACTAAATACACTCACTTGGTCGACCAAGACACCAGTACTTCGGACTCAGCGTGGGCTCAAGAATCAGCGGCATCCAACCGTTTTATGGCAAACAGAGGTGGCGGCATGAAACAGAATTTTGATCGGCCTGCTGGAAAGAAACAATCGACCAAGTGACTCGCTGATGATATCTAATGGCGTGACTCAATGCCGCTAGACTGGCGTGGCCTGCAGGCATGTTCAAGCAATGCAACAAACTTTGCAGCTGTGATCAGACCGTTGGAACTGTTGCGCGCAGAACAGCTAGATGGTTTTATACCGTCTCAAATGGTCAGCACTTGACTCTTTTATTGGTGTTTTTTTGTAACGTGGACGTTTGCGAACGACTGCTGCAACTGCTACCTTGAACCTAGTCCTTCACAGTCGCGACTTTTCATGGTCACATCTTACGACTTTGCTTTTCCCATGGTAAATCCTAAAATTTTCGCAATaatgtttgcttgttttgaaaacttttagtTAGCAggatattttttcatttgtgaaaatataaaaccGGTCTGACTGAAACTGTGTTCTAAAACAATACAGTGCTTAATTTAAGGTCGTTTTGTCGTGGTGAATATGCTATGTGAAGCAGcagtttttacatttattgtctgattttaaaataaatctgGACATGACCGGTTTTTGCTCATCTTGCGTACAGATTATACTCGGTAAATAACCAAAATCATCAATGGACAAAACATGTGCAACATAAATACGACACTGTATAAATGCAGTAGACAGCAAATTAAGCAAAGACTTGAAAACGTAATGAACAAAACACTGGTTATGTAAAACTCGCAAAAATATATGCTTAGCTAATATAGGCAGAAGCTTACGGTTATCGAGAGAAAGGTCTAGTCAGAATAGCATCATTCAGCAGGAACGAGAAGCTGCCTACAAACTGAATCACATTGGCTTCGTGATGACTACTCATATGGCGATAGCCTGAAAGAAGGCAAATGTTTTTTCAGGCCGTACATTCCTCACGGAGTGGATTTTTTATGACGTTCGAATGAACCATTGCAAAAAGAGGAAGGTAAGTCAAAAAGTCCATGACGTCTAATTGCTTTAGGTGTTTAAGGGACTTGCGAACCtaaaaaaacagtttcgtcataaaaaaaaatcagaGAAAATGAATGCATAAATAGCTAAATCTCCGCCCAGTTGGGCGAGCTCGGCGTCTACACCAACAACTGTAAAGCGAAGGTTAAAAACATACGCCAAAAATCAAAATGTACCAGTAGTTCTTGTTTGGGCGGGATACCGCATGCTTTCAGTTCCAGACACAAACTTTCTTGTGACATGGTCTCCCTTTCCTGATTGTCGACCAATCGCTTGAAAAGTTGACGAGCTCGCCATAGCTTCATGTCGACAGATTGAAAGTCAAAGCGATCGATGATACCCCTCATGAAATCGCTGAAACACAACGCTTTTTACTGTTGTCTTCGAAGAACAACAAAGCTTAAGGATTAACTTAGCTATCGTATTTAGTATTACTTTTGTTGGCTTTACTCATACGCTAAACCCTGCATTAAATCACAAGCATATTTCTATTTGTAGCTACTTACTCCAGGCTGGCGACTCGCTGTGCCAACGACACAACAATAGCAAACAGTCTAAAGTCCGATCTTCCGGCATACATGTCGTAATCAGCGAGTTCAAGTAACTGCAAAACATAAATTGTGACCCTATCACCTGCATCAAAGGTGATTGGAATTAAGTATGATAGTCATATGGACTACCAACAGATATAATATATCGGTCAAATCACTTCTCTAATTCTCTTGTCGAATATTAATTGACCAAATTGTCCGTGGTTGAATTGACATGGAACGTAACGTATACagtttaaatttcaaatacGGACTTTACACCAACCCTGTATATGTAATGCAAGTCTGACTCCGTCAGGCCTTCGTTGGgaagaatttttaaaaccgCTTCCATCATTTCCCTGCTGTCAAGATGCCCGTCGCCGTCATCGTCTATCTAAATTATTACCCATAAATTTTGTAAGAAACTGTCGATTATGTTAACGGGAAGTTTGGTTGTTATACGTGACTGGGCTTACTGAGTCAAAAATTCTTCTGTAATAATCGACTTTGCTTGGATTTACGATGCAATATTTGTCCAGAAAACcatcttgaaaaaaaaatggtCAAGTAAGCATTTGCTATACTGTGCAACAACACATTCATTAAATTAGGCAATCCAATTGCTTGCTAAAATGACTTCGCATTGCTCTAACCTCCTTGGGAATCGAACCCACCTTCTTCTGAGGCTTGTACCTCACTGAATGGAGTGGCTGGAGTTGGAATCAATCTCGcttctttcattttttgaaacttttcgTGAGCCTTTCTTCTGCGTTCTTCAGCTTCCTTCATACGTCGCATTTCATCGGCGAGCGCCATATCCCTTTCAATCAATGAATAATTGACAGGAGATGTGCTCGAGCACCATACTTGACCTTTCAAGCTTGGCTTGTTACAGTATAGAACGATGGCACATGGATATCATATTTACACGTGGAAAACGtaataaaatagaaaatattatTGTTGAAGGAAGAGTGAAGTGCGACTGATTAATTTTCCTTCCTTTGTGCAACTTTTGTTCTCTAGCTTAGAGACGCCATTATATACAATACTGTAAATAATACCACGGCTTAGATTAAGAGATGAGTCGTTGGCCGTTACTGTATACCTGATAACTTTTCCTCTTCTTTTCGCGCTCTTCTTGGAAGCTGTGGTGGAGGGAGTGTGGATGCTGATCCGAGAGCGACTCGATCTTGTCGATCTGGAGCTTCCAGGATGCTCTGAACACACTCTTCCTATTACTAAAGACAATCCATGAGAAAGACTTCGGAGATTTCTTCAGTTTGTTACCTAGGAATTTTGGCAATGGCACAACTATGGGCTGCTTGCTTTGAGAAGACATTGCTGATGTAACCGTGACGTCACTCTTTTCGTCATCACTGTGGCACGTAGACGTCCCGCTGTCGATAAAAGTGGGCGGCGGGGGTAAGGGCGGTAGCGCTCGACGCCGAATAATAGGCGATTTCTTTGGAGGTTTTGCTGAAGATACAGTATAGCAGTCGATAAAATTGATATCTGTACCCATTTTATAGAACAACATCATTGAAAGAACATATAGAACTACATAGAATTTATAGCAAAGACAGTGTcacaaatttatatttttatatcgGCCTCGTTTGCTACAAATCGCAAAGTTTACAGCTGATATTATAAATGGATTTTTTGGACACCTTTGATCTGCATAACAGGCGAGGGTGTCCTGCTAGATGAATTTCTCGTACTACCATCCGATTCACTCGCTACGTTGGCAACGTAAGAGTCCACTGTGCTACCTGCGCAGAAAATTTCTCAGAAACATGAAAACTCGCATTTATGATGGTAATTGGCAGTAGGGTTCGTAACTAGCAAAAAATTCACTGGTGTTGTATTATAGTAAGTATAGCCTATGTATATATGGAGAAAATTGCCATAAGATAAAGCGCTACTTTGTATAAACATTATGTAGGCCAGCAGGCCCACAGCGTAAGATAGACATACAGATTACTTTGGTATAACACGTAAGACGTAACTCATGCAAAAATTGAAGCTGAATTATAGTTATGAGTATAGTAAACACCATGCCTTAGCATAAGGTCATTCCAAATTGTAAGGAACATGCATATGATGTAACTTGAAAATACAAGTTAAATACACAGcttgtaagttaaaatttgctgtttaatGACAATGAAATGCCCTTGTTAGACTGCAACTTTCCTGCTAAGTTACTGATGATCCCATCATCGTCATTTTCGTCCACTTGTTGTGTTTCTTTCTCTGATAAATCTTCGTCATCTAACGGTTCTTCCGAAAAGTCATCCTCTTCTGAAGGAACGGAAGCCTCCAAATTTTCATCTGGGAGATCCGATTCGCCTGATCCCATATCAACAGCGCTATCATTCAAATCTTCATCTTGATCTTTCGAAAGTTGAGGAACTTCCGATGGAAGCTTATACTCGTCCGGAGTTACCATGGCAACATTATTTTTCGCCCCGGATATGGTGTTGTTAATTTCTGTTGATAAACGTTCCATCAAGCACACATGCAACATGCCAGACGCTTTTTATCACGTGCAATGTGAAGAAAAAGACAACAAATTTTGGTCTTGATTTGATCACAATGTAGCTCAGTAACATAACATTAAATATCTTTCTTAAAATTCATTTGAAAgatatatttgtttaaaaataacaatattttgaaatataagatatttgtaaacaattatcTTAATTATCTTAAAGTGGACGTGTAAATATAAGCTACTTACATCGAAATAGTCCCACGATTGAAGAAATATCAATGCGTCGATTAAAATATATGCAATTTcacaataaattattaaaagtttagGTTAGTTGGGGCGCTAttgtattaaataaaattgaactAATCACACAACATATGCAACTAAGGTTTTTATTACGGCGTTGGACCAAATATTAAGAATCCTGAAACGGAATATGTACTTTTTTAATTGATGTGAAAAGGACGATGCTCGTTAAAACCCATGCAAAGTGATGAAGCAGTTATCATGAACAGAATTTTGAGACAAGCTAGTAATGACGAACCGCATATCTTTGTCCGCAGGAGAACAACATAAGACAGCTCTAAACTTACCTTCTTTAACGTCCTTGGGAGTAGGGGCATCCCCAAACATGGAATCCGTAACGTCATTATCCTCGGTATACAAGCTTGGGGTGGGAGAGCTAACGATCGATGAAAGGATCATGACGTCACAAGCTGAAATAAACTTAGCGTCAGGGAGCTTACAGGAGGTCGTAGCAAGCATAGACGCCCAAGTCACTTAGACGACTTTTATTGACTTTTTTGATTGAGCAAGGGATAAGTTTAGTTTTATGGCCTGAACAAACAAAGGGAAAGTGTCTGGGGTTTAAACAGGCGTCGAAGACGGGTCGGCAGGTGGTCAACAAAACTATAATCCATCTAACATCACGAAACATTAAGATAGAGCATTTGATGAAAGAGCATATCCATGTTTAGGAATCACCTTGATGGTGGTTGAGATAAACAAATATCACTTACAAACAAGGGCATTTCTCCCTGGTATACTGTACAGTGGCGACTTACCTTGATCAACCATTTCAACCCTCTTCTTTTTGATCTGAACTAGATTGCGGGTTGTAACGTCGCTTGGTACAGGGCTAATAGAATGCGCGGCATTactgaaaaatcaaaacaagcaTTGCTGCATTCAAGACGAAAACATATGAGGACGGTGTGTTGTTATCTTGCTGATatgtcaaacaaatttttgtcgTTCAAATAATCTGTAAAAAGTAAACGTTCTCAGTGAATACTTGGCAGGCAAGCTGTAAACATCAGAGAGTGAATCATCAGTCATGGTCGCATTGTCAACCATCCAATGGTAAGGGTTATCATCCTTTTCACTTGGCAAAACGAGGTGTATTTTTGGCTCTGGCGTTTCTgctgaaattatttttgctaAAGGTTACGCAATCGCTGTAAAGTAACAAGCTCTTCAAGACGGCCCAGTTTCCCACGCTTCGAATTACCCATATCCAAGGATATCATTAGCTCCGTAATAACTATATACTTTGTGCGTGTCTCCGGTGTAATTGCCTATATGCACGGAATGGTGCTATACTGTATGTAGAAAATCATTGACCTAGCCACGACCCAATGCCGGTTTTATTCAAGCACATTCCCGTTATCGCAATGAACAACAAgaagaaaatcaaaacaagGCGTTGTGAATTATGATCACGTGTCACCTGTTTGTTCGTTATTGACAACCAGTGTTTACGTCATCTCACAAACAGTTGGTGTGACGGACTTCGTGCTGACGTCACACATTCATTGGGAATTTAAAGACGTTTGATGGAGACCGATTCGACGTTTGTATTTTATAATTACATCTAAATCTTTTAGCCAAACTTTTATATAACACtataaagttttaacgtgAATATAACGCTCCATAACCTATGCGTGACGTCACGTTTATACCAACCGAGCAATTAAAATCCCCCAAATGCATACACACTCTACGGTTACAAATGTTGAACAAAGAATTCCCTCAAGATagctttctttttaaaaagaataaGTCCAGTCTAAATAAATACTCCCAGCAGATGGAATAGTAAACGTTTGCTTCAGAACGCGAGCTAAAACGCATATACGAAATGTAACTTTGGACTA contains the following coding sequences:
- the LOC143448732 gene encoding uncharacterized protein LOC143448732 isoform X5, which gives rise to MKCDYRVSLLSKLQQNLPELAVPKTVGKYRHRVKVVPIVSLPAPSSPQPAMHPSVAHVVLREQYFRERNQPSPDFKETELARIFDRYPISRFLSSRDGRRSRSNIIHRSPTRSTGFCGKKSLPSIKDLGHIKAWQNVPQESAKLTWVQRLGTWVQSDPQNQPLQYLKLNSEAKLTVKALPFCSHHHDFYHKNLHWDLREHVPYICPRFSDHHYQKHHHGRKLPPKKSKIDPSKRKILTVPRDPFTSKEQRTIKRPWLKPPTQTKAETPEPKIHLVLPSEKDDNPYHWMVDNATMTDDSLSDVYSLPANNAAHSISPVPSDVTTRNLVQIKKKRVEMVDQACDVMILSSIVSSPTPSLYTEDNDVTDSMFGDAPTPKDVKEEINNTISGAKNNVAMVTPDEYKLPSEVPQLSKDQDEDLNDSAVDMGSGESDLPDENLEASVPSEEDDFSEEPLDDEDLSEKETQQVDENDDDGIISNLAGNTVDSYVANVASESDGSTRNSSSRTPSPVMQIKAKPPKKSPIIRRRALPPLPPPPTFIDSGTSTCHSDDEKSDVTVTSAMSSQSKQPIVVPLPKFLEHPGSSRSTRSSRSRISIHTPSTTASKKSAKRRGKVIRDMALADEMRRMKEAEERRRKAHEKFQKMKEARLIPTPATPFSEVQASEEGGFDSQGDGFLDKYCIVNPSKVDYYRRIFDSIDDDGDGHLDSREMMEAVLKILPNEGLTESDLHYIYRLLELADYDMYAGRSDFRLFAIVVSLAQRVASLDDFMRGIIDRFDFQSVDMKLWRARQLFKRLVDNQERETMSQESLCLELKACGIPPKQELLVRKSLKHLKQLDVMDFLTYLPLFAMVHSNVIKNPLREECTA
- the LOC143448732 gene encoding uncharacterized protein LOC143448732 isoform X1, with protein sequence MERTEHTKLPFIDYQRHFNGDYTESSGISVSGETDNTISMGVSARDRLRYIAQQHDGFDAEEEFTPFLPRIETKPAAEKDPKMKCDYRVSLLSKLQQNLPELAVPKTVGKYRHRVKVVPIVSLPAPSSPQPAMHPSVAHVVLREQYFRERNQPSPDFKETELARIFDRYPISRFLSSRDGRRSRSNIIHRSPTRSTGFCGKKSLPSIKDLGHIKAWQNVPQESAKLTWVQRLGTWVQSDPQNQPLQYLKLNSEAKLTVKALPFCSHHHDFYHKNLHWDLREHVPYICPRFSDHHYQKHHHGRKLPPKKSKIDPSKRKILTVPRDPFTSKEQRTIKRPWLKPPTQTKAETPEPKIHLVLPSEKDDNPYHWMVDNATMTDDSLSDVYSLPANNAAHSISPVPSDVTTRNLVQIKKKRVEMVDQACDVMILSSIVSSPTPSLYTEDNDVTDSMFGDAPTPKDVKEEINNTISGAKNNVAMVTPDEYKLPSEVPQLSKDQDEDLNDSAVDMGSGESDLPDENLEASVPSEEDDFSEEPLDDEDLSEKETQQVDENDDDGIISNLAGNTVDSYVANVASESDGSTRNSSSRTPSPVMQIKAKPPKKSPIIRRRALPPLPPPPTFIDSGTSTCHSDDEKSDVTVTSAMSSQSKQPIVVPLPKFLEHPGSSRSTRSSRSRISIHTPSTTASKKSAKRRGKVIRDMALADEMRRMKEAEERRRKAHEKFQKMKEARLIPTPATPFSEVQASEEGGFDSQGDGFLDKYCIVNPSKVDYYRRIFDSIDDDGDGHLDSREMMEAVLKILPNEGLTESDLHYIYRLLELADYDMYAGRSDFRLFAIVVSLAQRVASLDDFMRGIIDRFDFQSVDMKLWRARQLFKRLVDNQERETMSQESLCLELKACGIPPKQELLVRKSLKHLKQLDVMDFLTYLPLFAMVHSNVIKNPLREECTA